A region from the Phycodurus eques isolate BA_2022a chromosome 12, UOR_Pequ_1.1, whole genome shotgun sequence genome encodes:
- the irs2b gene encoding insulin receptor substrate 2, which yields MASPPSDAGPQPPAAGVKKCGYLRKHKHGHKRYFVLREPGEGCPARLEYYESEKKWRSKSAAKRVVPLDCCLNVNKRADAKHKYLIALYTKDEYFAVAAESEGEQEGWYRMLTDLIADGRVFNGSASNSASSLVGFDEASYGVIAPVSAAYKEVWQVNMKSKGLGQSRNLTGVYRLCLSTRTISFIKLNTEVASVILQLMNIRRCGHSDSFFFIEVGRSAATGPGELWMQCDDSVVAQNIHETILEAMKAMKELSEFRPRSKSQSSGTNPISVPTRRHLNHLPPSQTGLLRRSRTDSVATTSPVGKVSSCRIRTASEGDGTMTRPMSVNGSPLSPGVHRTLLSRSHTITARPCRTFESSSLQHSKSMSMPLSHSPPMAAPSLVSLSSCPDSGAPRPSSCSASFSGSPSDAGFISCEEYGTSPADTRDLRLPLTYGTNTPESLRADTPPSRDGSRLDGYMVMEQQNQNGYRWLPELDKAYRKRTYSLTTPRQQRCLPQVSSASLDEYTLMRATYTSGSQSSRRCLTASPKGTYPDEYRDVQVGLNCLQGDSGYMPMMPGVAPHTSGAKNDPYMPMSPMCVSAPKQIINPRSHPSTAAGLAPHTDSPGSVSLEDNGYMRMWCGIKMSMESIDGKLTNGEYLNMSPVDHLLTFTPREHILSSSGGEQQHRQPYTYSTLPHSLKGQLQRSGSSDTDQYVVMCLQRQRIEEESNNCPVSSEDSVTPGTPSSAPTPPRGARSDGGLAHRSRACRPTRLALDSLRTLPCMSEHPLPSEPRSPGEYINFDFSSPSSDTVASAEGSKCAEKGSPPLSDYVNVNLASPKTVVSPPGGSFDQQEEGKGTEGQAGVRGVVDEYPLQHHLIQPAAVKDDYTEMTFGPLSTTDAAPLPTSPTACVQRLSLDSSLVSDGVPAAPVDSFLLGGPSLNVPLADPHRGAKVIRADPQGRRRHSSETFSSTTTVTPVCPSFAHDTKRHSSASVENVSHGLRGSEGPDEDYGGSTPMCRETSAGYQNGLNYIALNLMEGTLGGCRLGGCDGLLRFKTACGCKGGMNGFNSSPYASLGFKETTAAVVKE from the exons ATGGCGAGTCCGCCGAGCGACGCCGGACCCCAACCACCGGCCGCCGGCGTGAAGAAGTGCGGCTACCTGAGGAAGCACAAACACGGACACAAGCGATATTTCGTGCTGAGGGAGCCCGGCGAGGGCTGCCCTGCCCGGCTGGAGTACTACGAGAGTGAGAAGAAATGGAGGAGCAAGTCTGCCGCCAAGAGGGTCGTCCCGCTGGACTGCTGCCTGAACGTCAACAAGCGAGCGGacgccaaacacaaatatctcATCGCGCTGTACACCAAGGACGAGTACTTTGCCGTGGCCGCCGAAAGCGAGGGCGAACAGGAGGGCTGGTACCGGATGCTGACGGATTTAATCGCGGACGGGAGAGTGTTCAACGGGTCGGCGTCCAACTCCGCGTCCTCGCTGGTGGGCTTCGACGAGGCGAGCTACGGCGTGATCGCGCCGGTCAGCGCCGCCTACAAGGAGGTATGGCAGGTCAACATGAAGTCCAAAGGGTTGGGGCAGAGCCGCAATTTAACCGGCGTCTACAGACTCTGCCTATCCACTCGGACTATCAGTTTCATCAAACTCAACACGGAGGTGGCGTCGGTCATTTTGCAGCTGATGAACATCCGGAGGTGCGGCCACTCTGACAGCTTCTTCTTCATCGAGGTGGGTCGCTCGGCAGCCACGGGACCCGGCGAGCTTTGGATGCAATGCGACGACTCTGTTGTAGCGCAGAACATCCATGAAACCATCCTGGAAGCCATGAAAGCAATGAAGGAGCTGTCGGAATTCCGCCCCCGCAGCAAAAGCCAGTCGTCGGGTACCAACCCCATCTCCGTGCCCACGAGGCGCCACCTGAACCACCTTCCTCCGAGCCAGACCGGTCTGCTCCGGAGGTCGCGCACCGACAGCGTGGCTACGACCTCACCTGTGGGTAAAGTCTCGTCCTGTCGGATACGCACGGCGAGCGAGGGCGACGGCACCATGACACGCCCTATGTCGGTGAATGGGAGCCCCCTCAGCCCCGGGGTTCACCGCACCCTCCTGAGTAGGTCTCACACCATCACCGCACGTCCGTGTCGGACGTTCGAATCCTCCTCCTTGCAGCACAGTAAGTCCATGTCCATGCCTCTGTCTCATTCCCCGCCGATGGCCGCCCCCAGTCTCGTCAGCCTGTCCTCGTGTCCAGATAGCGGCGCTCCTCGTCCCTCCAGCTGTAGTGCCTCCTTCTCGGGCTCCCCGAGCGACGCCGGTTTCATATCCTGCGAAGAGTACGGCACGAGCCCCGCGGACACGCGGGACCTCCGGCTGCCTCTCACGTACGGTACCAACACCCCGGAGTCTCTCCGAGCGGACACTCCTCCTTCCCGGGATGGCAGCAGGCTAGACGGCTACATGGTGATGGAACAACAGAACCAGAACGGCTATCGGTGGTTACCCGAGTTGGACAAGGCTTATCGAAAGCGCACGTACTCTCTGACCACCCCCCGCCAGCAGAGGTGTCTCCCGCAAGTGTCTTCGGCCTCCCTCGACGAGTACACTCTAATGAGGGCCACTTACACCAGTGGAAGCCAGTCTTCTCGCAGGTGTCTCACAGCCTCCCCTAAAGGAACCTATCCAGACGAGTACAGGGATGTCCAGGTGGGTTTGAACTGTCTCCAGGGCGACAGTGGTTACATGCCTATGATGCCAGGCGTGGCACCTCACACATCAGGAGCTAAGAATGATCCCTACATGCCTATGAGCCCCATGTGTGTCTCTGCTCCCAAGCAGATCATCAATCCCAGATCACACCCTTCCACTGCAGCGGGGCTGGCCCCGCACACGGACTCCCCAGGCAGCGTTTCCCTCGAGGACAACGGCTACATGCGCATGTGGTGCGGAATCAAAATGTCAATGGAGAGCATTGACGGAAAGCTCACCAATGGAGAGTACCTGAACATGTCTCCTGTTGACCATCTGTTGACCTTCACACCCCGAGAACACATCCTTAGTTCTTCCGGAGGAGAGCAACAACACAGACAGCCTTATACTTACAGCACGCTGCCACATTCGCTTAAAGGCCAATTGCAGCGCAGTGGCTCAAGTGACACAGACCAGTACGTGGTGATGTGTTTACAGAGACAGCGGATAGAGGAGGAGTCCAACAACTGTCCTGTCTCTTCGGAAGACTCTGTGACACCGGGCACCCCTTCATCTGCCCCCACTCCTCCCAGAGGGGCTCGGAGTGACGGAGGGCTGGCGCACAGGAGTCGGGCGTGTCGCCCCACCCGCCTAGCTTTAGATTCCCTCAGAACCTTACCATGTATGAGTGAACACCCGCTGCCCTCTGAGCCACGCAGTCCCGGGGAGTATATCAACTTCGACTTCAGCAGCCCTTCCAGTGACACGGTGGCATCGGCCGAAGGTTCAAAGTGCGCAGAAAAGGGATCTCCACCACTCTCTGACTATGTTAATGTGAACCTCGCCTCGCCTAAAACTGTGGTTTCCCCCCCTGGAGGAAGTTTTGACCAGCAGGAGGAAGGCAAAGGCACAGAGGGACAGGCAGGGGTGAGAGGGGTGGTGGACGAATATCCTCTCCAGCATCACTTGATTCAGCCAGCTGCAGTCAAGGACGACTACACTGAGATGACGTTCGGTCCTCTCAGCACCACCGATGCTGCCCCTCTCCCCACCAGCCCCACCGCCTGTGTTCAGAGACTGAGTCTTGACAGCAGCCTTGTGTCGGACGGGGTACCAGCGGCGCCAGTGGATTCTTTTCTCCTTGGGGGACCCTCGCTGAATGTCCCCCTTGCAGATCCACATAGGGGGGCGAAAGTCATTCGTGCTGACCCTCAAGGACGTCGGCGACACAGCTCCGAGACCTTCTCTTCCACCACCACCGTCACACCTGTGTGCCCGTCCTTTGCCCACGACACCAAGCGCCACAGCTCGGCCTCGGTGGAGAACGTATCCCACGGCTTGCGGGGCTCGGAGGGACCGGACGAGGACTATGGCGGCAGCACCCCCATGTGCAGAGAGACATCTGCGGGCTATCAGAATGGACTCAACTACATTGCCTTAAACTTGATGGAGGGTACCCTCGGAGGGTGCCGGTTAGGGGGCTGCGATGGACTCCTGAGATTCAAAACCGCTTGTGGATGCAAGGGTGGTATGAATGGCTTCAACTCCAGCCCCTATGCCAGCCTTGGCTTCAAGGAGACTACTGCCGCCGTTGTGAAAG AATGA